Proteins encoded by one window of Deinococcus yavapaiensis KR-236:
- a CDS encoding ABC transporter permease, translating into MSVPITPTPSPARGEESVKVLSPLQMAFRRYRKSRLGVVGGWILVLLYIMALFGGFIAPYSVATQFASNPYQPPQRVHLFHDGRLTRPFVYEVKRERDPVTFVSRYAEDKTKPLAIRFFVRGDEHNFLGLKTNLHLFGVQSGSMFLFGSDSIGRDLFSRTIVGSQISLTVGIVGILISFLIGVTVGGISGYYGGWVDNLLMRFVEVLLSFPRLPILMALAALVPAKWPSTWVYLGIVAVLALIGWASLARVVRGQVLAARQVEFVTAAQAVGASDLRVILRHIVPNLSSILVVTATLALPGYILGESALSFLGLGIKAPMSSWGLLLRDAYDQGIQAFGLYPWLLWPGAFIALSVLAYNFFGDALRDAADTGSR; encoded by the coding sequence ATGAGCGTCCCGATCACTCCCACCCCCTCTCCTGCGCGGGGAGAGGAAAGCGTCAAAGTGCTCTCGCCCCTTCAAATGGCGTTTCGGCGCTACCGCAAGTCCCGCCTCGGCGTCGTCGGAGGATGGATTTTGGTCCTGCTGTACATCATGGCCCTGTTCGGCGGCTTCATCGCGCCTTACAGCGTCGCCACGCAGTTCGCGTCCAATCCGTACCAACCGCCGCAACGCGTCCACCTCTTCCACGACGGTCGACTCACGCGCCCCTTCGTGTACGAAGTGAAGCGCGAGCGCGACCCCGTCACGTTCGTGAGCCGCTACGCCGAGGACAAGACGAAGCCGCTCGCGATCCGCTTTTTCGTGCGCGGTGACGAACACAACTTCCTCGGCCTCAAGACGAATCTGCACCTCTTCGGGGTTCAGAGCGGCAGCATGTTCCTCTTCGGCTCCGACTCCATCGGGCGCGACTTGTTTTCGCGGACCATCGTCGGATCGCAAATCAGCCTCACCGTCGGGATCGTCGGCATCCTCATCTCGTTTCTCATCGGCGTCACGGTCGGCGGCATCAGCGGCTACTACGGCGGCTGGGTCGACAACCTCCTGATGCGCTTCGTGGAAGTCCTGCTGTCCTTCCCGAGGCTCCCGATCTTGATGGCGCTCGCCGCGCTCGTGCCCGCCAAGTGGCCTTCCACCTGGGTCTACCTCGGCATCGTGGCCGTTCTCGCCCTCATCGGATGGGCGAGCCTCGCGCGCGTCGTGCGCGGCCAAGTGCTCGCCGCGAGGCAAGTGGAGTTCGTCACGGCCGCGCAAGCCGTCGGAGCTTCGGATTTGCGCGTCATCCTGAGGCACATCGTTCCCAACCTCTCGTCGATCCTCGTCGTGACTGCCACGCTCGCCTTGCCCGGCTACATCCTCGGGGAAAGCGCGCTGTCCTTCCTCGGCCTCGGCATCAAGGCGCCGATGAGCTCGTGGGGCCTGCTGCTCCGCGACGCGTACGACCAAGGCATCCAAGCGTTCGGCTTGTACCCGTGGCTGCTGTGGCCCGGCGCCTTCATCGCCTTGTCGGTCCTCGCGTACAACTTCTTCGGCGACGCCTTGCGCGACGCGGCCGACACGGGGTCGCGGTGA
- a CDS encoding ABC transporter permease, giving the protein MLIFTVRRLLGMIPTLLLISVVCFVVIKLQPGSYTDQFLEDPRFTKETVERLTQQLGLNDPAWMQYAKWLWGVVSRGDFGYSFDENRPVATLILEPLGVTVLISGLSLALSWLIAVPLGIYTAFNRRGIGAQTANFFGYFGLAIPDFLAALFLIALVLRFGGTNVGGLNSPDYIGAPLSWGKILDTLGHLWIPLLALGLEGVASVMRQMRASTLDVLSQDYVRTAKAKGLAPRVVVWRHAVRNAINPLISLAGLSLPALISGTIIVSVVLNLPTIGPILYESLINKDQYVALTMLMLSATLLLIGNLLADIALALTDPRVRYS; this is encoded by the coding sequence ATGCTGATCTTTACCGTTCGTCGCTTGCTCGGCATGATCCCGACGCTGCTGCTGATCTCGGTCGTGTGCTTCGTCGTGATCAAGCTACAGCCGGGCAGCTACACCGACCAGTTCCTCGAAGACCCGCGCTTCACGAAAGAAACCGTCGAGCGACTCACGCAGCAACTCGGCCTCAACGACCCCGCCTGGATGCAGTACGCGAAGTGGCTGTGGGGCGTCGTGTCGCGCGGCGACTTCGGCTACTCCTTCGACGAGAACCGACCCGTCGCTACCCTCATCCTCGAACCGCTCGGCGTGACCGTCCTGATCTCGGGCTTGTCGCTGGCGCTGTCATGGCTCATCGCCGTGCCGCTCGGCATCTACACCGCCTTCAACCGCCGCGGCATCGGCGCGCAGACCGCGAATTTCTTCGGATACTTCGGACTCGCCATTCCCGACTTCCTCGCGGCGCTCTTTCTCATCGCGCTCGTCCTGCGCTTCGGCGGCACGAACGTCGGCGGTCTGAATTCGCCCGACTACATCGGCGCGCCACTCTCGTGGGGCAAGATCCTCGACACCCTCGGGCACTTGTGGATTCCGCTGCTCGCCCTCGGCCTCGAAGGCGTCGCGAGCGTCATGCGCCAAATGCGCGCCTCCACCCTCGACGTGTTGTCCCAAGATTACGTTCGCACCGCCAAAGCCAAGGGCCTCGCGCCCCGCGTCGTCGTGTGGCGACACGCGGTTCGCAACGCCATCAACCCTCTCATCTCGCTGGCCGGGCTCAGCTTGCCCGCCCTCATCTCCGGAACGATCATCGTGTCCGTCGTGCTCAACTTGCCCACCATCGGTCCGATTCTGTACGAGTCGCTCATCAACAAGGATCAGTACGTGGCGCTCACGATGCTGATGCTGTCGGCGACCTTGCTGCTCATCGGCAACCTCCTCGCCGACATCGCCCTCGCCCTCACCGACCCCAGAGTGAGGTACTCATGA
- a CDS encoding ABC transporter substrate-binding protein: MKRSGTLMLASLALLTGAALAAPKKMPAYTALGVASGKPGGTYTLVLGDNPRSLFYYGAIDSNLQTISNQLFDGLIEYNLQNYKIEPALAESWTVSSDGRVYTFKLRPEAKWSDGRDLTAADVVFTFNQVIMNPEARAGDVANFTIGGEKVKVEALDPNTVRFTLARAAPAFLQQLRTPIMPKHKLLRFSQEGGAKAADINNAWPTDVDASEVVGTGPFKLQSYTPGQKVTLVKNPNYWKVDAKGVKLPYLNTLEYLVIRDPQAQVAAFLAKNVDQLNISGAQFPDLKQREVAGAPFKVVRSPALFGSPPFLAFNFDAKNPDLAKVFSNVRFRRAMQSALNRERIIDQIYNGLASLPGHGVAPISSFYTNTKRFLGSFDLKAAGDALDAMGLKVGAGGQRFIAPGKPLEFDLTYGTDSAVYPPMASIIQNDLKSLGIKVNLKGVLVSTLLSTGQSGNWEAILHAFGDQPDPELRKPIWQPGGALYYWHRSLQPATDGGTPNVAKMFPWEKEIYNIFNQGATVTDPNRRKAVYTRWQIIFAQNLPVIPIAKPENIGVVSNTFTNYIWTLGVIPGYNPVPLISQR; encoded by the coding sequence ATGAAGCGAAGCGGAACCCTGATGCTCGCGAGCCTCGCCCTCTTGACCGGCGCGGCCCTCGCCGCGCCCAAGAAGATGCCCGCCTACACGGCGCTCGGCGTGGCGTCCGGCAAGCCCGGCGGCACCTACACCCTCGTGCTCGGCGACAACCCGCGCAGCCTCTTTTACTACGGCGCCATCGACTCCAACCTCCAAACGATCTCCAATCAGTTGTTCGACGGTCTGATCGAGTACAACCTGCAGAACTACAAGATCGAGCCCGCCCTCGCCGAATCGTGGACGGTCTCGTCGGACGGCCGCGTCTACACCTTCAAGCTGCGCCCCGAAGCCAAGTGGTCCGACGGACGCGACCTGACCGCCGCCGACGTCGTCTTCACGTTCAACCAAGTCATCATGAATCCCGAAGCCCGCGCGGGCGACGTCGCCAACTTCACCATCGGCGGCGAGAAGGTCAAGGTCGAGGCGCTCGACCCCAACACCGTGCGCTTCACCCTCGCGCGCGCCGCGCCCGCCTTCTTGCAGCAACTGCGCACCCCCATCATGCCGAAGCACAAGCTTCTGCGCTTCTCGCAAGAAGGCGGCGCGAAGGCGGCCGACATCAACAACGCCTGGCCGACGGACGTCGACGCCAGCGAAGTCGTCGGAACGGGCCCGTTCAAGCTGCAAAGCTACACGCCCGGCCAAAAGGTCACGCTCGTCAAGAACCCCAATTACTGGAAGGTCGACGCCAAAGGCGTGAAGTTGCCGTACCTCAACACCCTCGAGTACCTCGTCATTCGCGATCCGCAAGCGCAAGTCGCCGCGTTCCTCGCGAAGAACGTCGATCAGCTCAACATCTCCGGCGCCCAATTCCCGGATCTCAAGCAGCGTGAAGTCGCCGGGGCGCCCTTCAAGGTCGTGCGCTCGCCCGCCTTGTTCGGATCGCCGCCCTTCCTCGCGTTCAACTTCGACGCCAAGAACCCCGATCTCGCCAAGGTCTTCAGCAACGTCCGCTTCCGGCGCGCCATGCAGTCCGCCTTGAACCGCGAGCGCATCATCGACCAGATCTACAACGGCCTCGCCAGCCTTCCCGGCCACGGCGTCGCGCCGATCTCGTCGTTCTACACGAACACCAAGCGCTTCCTGGGCTCCTTCGATCTCAAGGCCGCCGGGGACGCTCTCGACGCGATGGGCCTCAAGGTCGGCGCGGGCGGCCAACGCTTCATCGCTCCCGGCAAGCCGCTGGAGTTCGACCTCACCTACGGCACCGACTCGGCCGTGTACCCCCCGATGGCCTCCATCATCCAAAACGACCTCAAGAGCCTCGGCATCAAGGTCAACCTCAAGGGCGTGCTCGTCTCCACGCTGCTCTCCACGGGCCAAAGCGGAAACTGGGAAGCGATCCTGCACGCTTTCGGCGACCAACCCGATCCCGAGCTTCGCAAGCCCATCTGGCAACCGGGCGGCGCCTTGTACTACTGGCACCGCTCCTTGCAGCCCGCCACGGACGGCGGCACCCCGAACGTCGCCAAGATGTTCCCTTGGGAGAAGGAAATTTACAACATCTTCAACCAAGGCGCGACGGTCACCGACCCCAACCGCCGCAAGGCCGTCTACACACGCTGGCAAATCATCTTCGCGCAGAACCTGCCGGTGATTCCCATCGCGAAGCCCGAGAACATCGGCGTGGTCTCCAACACCTTCACGAACTACATCTGGACCCTCGGCGTCATCCCCGGCTACAACCCCGTGCCGCTCATCTCGCAGCGCTGA
- a CDS encoding GntR family transcriptional regulator, producing the protein MAALPSSFSLSLDGSSATPAYLQVARAVSQLIESGTLPEGTALPSERDLSAHLALSRVTVRQALRVLEEQGLVVRRQGSGTFVAPRRIVQPLSVLTGFSEDMRARGLVPGGRVLSFEMGRPSPQEAMNLGQSPLLDVVRLRRLRMADGEPVAIETSVLPARLLDGAPRERLERGSLYELLRERGFTPARAMQHLRATEADEETAALLHLAPRGAVLATERVTWDASGGVLEFARSQYRGDRYDFVVELQH; encoded by the coding sequence ATGGCCGCTTTGCCTTCGTCCTTCTCGCTGAGCCTCGACGGATCGAGCGCCACTCCCGCCTATCTGCAAGTCGCGCGGGCGGTGTCGCAACTCATCGAGAGCGGGACGTTGCCGGAAGGAACGGCGCTGCCGAGCGAGCGCGACCTCTCGGCGCACCTCGCCTTGTCGCGGGTGACGGTACGGCAAGCGCTTCGCGTGCTCGAAGAGCAAGGCTTGGTCGTGCGGCGGCAAGGCTCGGGCACCTTCGTCGCGCCGAGGCGCATCGTGCAGCCGTTGTCGGTCCTGACGGGCTTCAGTGAAGACATGCGCGCGCGCGGCCTCGTGCCCGGCGGGCGCGTGCTGAGCTTCGAGATGGGCCGACCCAGCCCGCAAGAAGCGATGAATCTCGGACAAAGCCCGCTGCTCGACGTCGTGCGCCTGCGGCGTCTGAGGATGGCCGACGGCGAGCCGGTCGCCATCGAAACGAGCGTGCTGCCCGCGCGCTTGCTCGACGGCGCGCCTCGCGAGCGCTTGGAGCGCGGCTCTTTGTACGAACTGTTGCGCGAGCGCGGCTTCACCCCGGCCCGAGCGATGCAGCACTTGCGCGCGACCGAGGCGGACGAGGAAACGGCGGCCTTGCTGCACCTCGCGCCACGCGGCGCCGTTCTCGCGACGGAACGCGTCACGTGGGACGCGAGCGGCGGCGTGCTGGAATTCGCGCGTTCGCAGTACCGCGGAGATCGCTACGACTTCGTGGTGGAATTGCAGCATTGA
- a CDS encoding DUF4132 domain-containing protein, with translation MTAPSLLEEQSVPWEPAFEAALQDLPASQSELLHEARELFTRATLRFDPRREERVRALYEGVHALAPEDRLAVLRVLFPHFAEVADAAYRAFLTRHPYQQGYVRRAFRAPGHALHVTRAGQWLFTTWRATNSYPYPISWFAAHAGLMEARGSDQLGYLLAAALDEGDDDVFSILKQTASSEHPVARMGRHVTRALLSSRRPDAHAFARSLLLAAQRQEGLRQVILESVDEGDPAALASMLRLVLDEDLLRFSSVVRAVGTWLALAYDVTDLKLLKGVLRVFADFLDSEEAAVRALTDASVRDAYLALFALSYKDVRMAVEHARVLLESPDVERRFTGAAFLAQVGLPETSFAVERLLDDPDPRVGALVLNATRAEHFDALERFAAKLGSAERKETLLFDWLGAVPPKTAALDLLPTRLGDRPLARLVPHLGAMSTWARTQVLQLAQKRAEANELDADVRAAVLTMLQDRVGSVGEAALGVLDKLDVTDDEILALEALLTRKSANLRRGALNLLLKHDERALTSAGRLLSAKKTEPRLAGLQLALALQERGRDVSPLVRDFTPKNAGETQLYERLVTPETSATLENGLGTFDPAKLAPIPTLREVPRDYAADFRRGRDLLASLDAFVHDRHETPIEGMTWDGTTTLLLGHLRWVSSEHMPLPDEWRRWWRERPDARQGDLARMRWALQPSFDDRPHVLFGKKPDVEWQHGPLLTGIVYFLYSEFAGALDLELSLDALQTALARLDRDAKTITNSVGWLRDVRDGISDLPVDTSDFDAWPHDVFERWWNLEVYQDRAFRNLPRRRPSIRVIVTAIERGLASEHDLYDLLIGPRDQERSSRSFADLERYSGRKRDERVFQHPLIDTALQNVRRRVLDVELARGDLDTPATSAALSLRFVPGAPDALKALAGLGNLPLARGHSWGSQSKGASFSHLVRVSFPTPDDTPETFGALRAAHGLSEARLLDLAMYAPQWANLVAANLGWDGLADGVYWLHAHTKDRAWTVPEDVREAWEAEIAERTPLSAADLLEGAVDVAWFKTTYERLGEAHFETLLNSAKYASSSGGHKRAGLFQSAILGRVAEDDLLSAIHDKRHQDSVRALGLLPADDEARVEARYRVLRDFQRGAKAFGAQRQASETLAAAIGLQNLARSAGYADPRRLGWAMEARGGSDWRLSANVEDVTLQVEVDSEGLAHLKVEKNGRALKAIPSALKKTPEVIAVQATLKDLRDSRGRMREALEDAMVRGDLFAPKEVRDLARHPVIAPMLRRSLWLANEQDLGLWNGDVLTTLAGDAEIGERALRLAHPHDLFTRGEWRAWQTRLFDAGLAQPFKQVFREYYPLTAAERGASRSLRYEGHSVQPRQSLALLKGRGWIGVPDEGIRKTFHAEGLNVFLDLFVSLGTPNDVEGLPMGAVVFADRDSGKVLPLEEVPPRLFSEVMRDLDLVVSVAHVGGVDPEASRSTVEMRAAIVGEMLRLLKLDNVRLEHSHALIAGQLASYSVHLGSGVVHLMPGGALCVVPVHNQQQGRIFLPFADPDPKTAEVTSKVLLFARDKQIQDPTILEQLA, from the coding sequence ATGACGGCCCCGTCGCTGCTCGAGGAACAGAGCGTGCCTTGGGAACCCGCCTTCGAGGCCGCCCTGCAAGACTTGCCCGCGTCCCAAAGCGAACTGCTGCACGAAGCCCGCGAGCTGTTCACGCGCGCCACGCTCCGCTTCGATCCGCGCCGCGAAGAGCGCGTGCGCGCCTTGTACGAAGGGGTGCACGCGCTCGCGCCCGAAGACCGCCTCGCCGTTTTGCGCGTCTTGTTTCCGCACTTCGCCGAAGTCGCCGACGCCGCGTACCGTGCCTTCCTCACGCGCCACCCTTACCAGCAAGGCTACGTTCGTCGCGCCTTCCGAGCGCCCGGTCACGCTCTTCACGTCACCCGCGCGGGTCAATGGTTGTTCACCACGTGGCGAGCCACCAACTCCTACCCGTATCCGATTTCGTGGTTCGCCGCGCACGCCGGACTCATGGAAGCCCGCGGCAGCGACCAGCTCGGCTACCTGCTCGCCGCCGCGCTCGACGAGGGAGACGACGACGTCTTCTCGATCCTGAAGCAAACGGCGTCGAGCGAGCATCCCGTCGCGCGCATGGGACGCCACGTCACGCGCGCCCTCCTTTCATCGCGTCGGCCCGACGCTCACGCGTTCGCGCGAAGCCTCCTGCTCGCCGCTCAACGCCAAGAAGGCTTGCGACAAGTCATCCTCGAAAGCGTCGACGAGGGAGATCCCGCCGCCCTCGCGTCGATGCTGCGCCTCGTGCTCGACGAGGACCTGCTGCGCTTCTCGTCCGTCGTGCGCGCCGTCGGCACGTGGCTCGCCCTCGCGTACGACGTCACGGACCTCAAGCTTCTGAAGGGCGTGCTTCGCGTCTTCGCGGACTTCCTCGACTCCGAGGAAGCCGCCGTGCGCGCCCTCACCGACGCCTCCGTACGAGACGCGTACCTCGCCTTGTTCGCCTTGTCGTACAAGGACGTGAGAATGGCCGTGGAGCACGCGCGTGTCCTGCTGGAGTCACCGGACGTCGAGCGCCGCTTCACCGGCGCGGCCTTCCTCGCGCAAGTCGGCTTGCCCGAAACGAGCTTCGCGGTCGAGCGGTTGCTCGACGATCCCGATCCGCGCGTCGGCGCGCTCGTTCTGAACGCCACGCGCGCCGAGCACTTCGACGCGCTCGAACGCTTCGCCGCCAAACTGGGAAGCGCCGAGCGCAAGGAAACGCTGCTGTTCGATTGGCTGGGTGCCGTCCCCCCAAAGACGGCCGCGCTCGACCTTCTGCCGACTCGCCTCGGCGACCGACCGCTCGCGCGCCTCGTGCCGCACCTCGGCGCCATGAGCACGTGGGCGAGGACGCAAGTGCTGCAACTCGCGCAGAAGCGCGCCGAAGCGAACGAACTCGACGCGGACGTGCGCGCCGCCGTCCTCACCATGCTGCAAGACCGCGTCGGCAGCGTCGGCGAAGCGGCCCTCGGCGTGCTCGACAAGCTCGACGTGACCGACGACGAGATCCTCGCCCTCGAAGCCCTGCTGACTCGAAAAAGCGCGAACTTGCGGCGCGGCGCGCTGAACTTGCTGCTCAAGCACGACGAACGCGCCCTCACAAGCGCGGGCCGCCTGCTGAGCGCAAAGAAGACCGAGCCACGCCTCGCGGGCTTGCAACTCGCTTTGGCCTTGCAGGAACGAGGACGCGACGTCTCGCCGCTCGTTCGCGACTTCACGCCCAAAAACGCCGGCGAAACCCAGTTGTACGAACGCCTCGTGACGCCCGAGACGAGCGCCACCCTCGAAAACGGCCTCGGCACCTTCGATCCCGCCAAGCTCGCCCCGATTCCCACCTTGCGGGAAGTGCCGAGAGACTACGCCGCCGACTTCCGGCGCGGACGTGACTTGCTCGCCTCGCTCGACGCCTTCGTGCACGATCGCCACGAAACGCCGATCGAGGGCATGACGTGGGACGGCACGACGACCTTGCTGCTCGGCCACCTGCGTTGGGTGAGCTCCGAACACATGCCCTTGCCCGACGAGTGGCGCCGCTGGTGGCGCGAGCGTCCCGACGCGCGCCAAGGCGACCTCGCGCGCATGCGCTGGGCCCTGCAGCCCTCGTTCGACGACCGCCCGCACGTGCTGTTCGGGAAAAAGCCCGACGTCGAGTGGCAGCACGGACCGCTCCTGACCGGCATCGTGTACTTCCTGTACTCGGAATTCGCGGGCGCGCTCGACCTCGAATTGTCGCTCGACGCCTTGCAAACGGCCCTCGCGCGCCTCGACCGAGACGCCAAGACCATCACCAACAGCGTGGGCTGGCTTCGAGACGTGCGCGACGGCATCTCCGACCTGCCCGTCGATACGTCCGACTTCGATGCTTGGCCGCACGACGTCTTCGAGCGCTGGTGGAATCTCGAGGTGTACCAAGACCGCGCCTTTCGCAACTTGCCGCGCCGCCGTCCGAGCATTCGCGTGATCGTCACGGCCATCGAGCGCGGCCTCGCGTCCGAACACGACTTGTACGATTTGCTGATCGGTCCCAGGGACCAGGAGCGCTCCTCGCGAAGCTTCGCCGACCTCGAGCGGTACTCGGGCCGCAAGCGCGACGAGCGCGTCTTCCAACACCCCTTGATCGACACGGCCTTGCAGAACGTGCGTCGCCGCGTCCTCGACGTCGAACTCGCCCGAGGTGACCTCGACACGCCCGCGACATCCGCCGCGCTCTCCTTGCGCTTCGTGCCGGGCGCGCCCGACGCGCTCAAGGCCCTCGCCGGGCTCGGCAACTTGCCGTTGGCGCGCGGTCACTCGTGGGGCAGCCAAAGCAAAGGCGCGTCGTTCAGTCACCTCGTGCGCGTCTCCTTCCCCACGCCCGACGACACGCCCGAAACGTTCGGCGCGCTGCGCGCCGCGCACGGCTTGTCCGAGGCGCGCCTCTTGGATCTCGCGATGTACGCTCCGCAATGGGCGAACCTCGTCGCGGCGAACCTCGGGTGGGACGGACTCGCCGACGGCGTGTACTGGTTGCACGCGCACACGAAGGACCGCGCTTGGACCGTCCCGGAAGACGTGCGCGAAGCGTGGGAGGCGGAAATCGCCGAGCGAACGCCGCTGAGCGCCGCCGACTTGCTCGAAGGCGCGGTGGACGTCGCGTGGTTCAAGACGACGTACGAGCGTCTCGGCGAAGCGCACTTCGAAACGCTGCTGAACTCGGCGAAGTACGCGTCGAGCAGTGGCGGCCACAAACGCGCGGGCCTCTTTCAAAGCGCGATTCTCGGCCGCGTCGCCGAAGACGACTTGCTCTCGGCGATTCACGACAAGCGTCACCAAGACTCCGTGCGCGCCCTCGGCCTGCTTCCCGCCGACGACGAAGCGCGCGTCGAGGCGCGCTACCGCGTTCTGCGCGACTTTCAGCGCGGCGCGAAAGCGTTCGGAGCGCAACGTCAGGCGAGCGAGACCCTCGCGGCCGCGATCGGCTTGCAAAACCTGGCGCGTTCCGCCGGGTACGCCGACCCGAGACGACTCGGCTGGGCGATGGAAGCGCGTGGCGGCAGCGACTGGAGGCTGAGCGCGAACGTCGAAGACGTCACCTTGCAAGTCGAGGTCGACTCCGAGGGGCTCGCACACCTGAAGGTCGAGAAGAACGGCCGCGCGCTCAAAGCCATTCCAAGCGCCTTGAAGAAGACGCCTGAGGTGATCGCCGTGCAAGCGACCCTCAAGGACTTGCGCGACAGTCGCGGACGCATGCGTGAAGCGTTGGAGGACGCCATGGTGCGCGGCGATCTCTTCGCGCCGAAGGAAGTGCGCGACCTCGCCCGTCACCCTGTCATCGCGCCGATGCTGCGCCGCTCGCTGTGGCTCGCGAACGAGCAGGACCTCGGACTGTGGAACGGCGACGTCCTCACGACCCTCGCGGGCGACGCGGAAATCGGCGAGCGAGCCTTGCGTCTCGCGCATCCGCACGACCTCTTCACGCGCGGCGAGTGGCGCGCTTGGCAAACGCGCCTCTTCGACGCGGGGCTCGCGCAGCCCTTCAAGCAAGTCTTCCGCGAGTACTATCCGCTCACGGCCGCCGAGCGCGGCGCGTCACGTTCGCTGCGCTACGAGGGACACAGCGTTCAGCCTCGTCAATCGCTCGCGCTGCTCAAGGGGCGCGGTTGGATCGGCGTGCCCGACGAAGGCATCCGCAAGACGTTCCACGCCGAGGGGCTCAACGTGTTCCTCGACTTGTTCGTGTCGCTCGGCACGCCGAACGACGTCGAGGGACTTCCGATGGGCGCCGTCGTGTTCGCCGACCGTGACAGCGGCAAGGTGTTGCCGCTCGAGGAAGTGCCGCCGCGACTGTTCAGCGAGGTCATGCGCGACCTCGACCTCGTCGTGAGCGTCGCGCACGTCGGCGGCGTGGACCCCGAGGCGAGCCGGTCGACCGTCGAGATGCGCGCGGCGATCGTGGGCGAGATGCTGCGCCTCTTGAAGCTCGACAACGTCCGCTTGGAGCATTCGCACGCCCTCATCGCCGGTCAGCTCGCGTCGTACAGCGTGCACCTCGGTTCGGGCGTCGTGCACCTCATGCCGGGCGGTGCGCTGTGCGTCGTGCCCGTGCACAACCAGCAGCAAGGCCGCATCTTCCTGCCGTTCGCCGACCCCGATCCCAAGACGGCGGAAGTCACGTCGAAGGTGCTGCTCTTCGCGCGCGACAAGCAAATTCAAGACCCGACGATCCTGGAACAACTCGCCTGA
- a CDS encoding anhydro-N-acetylmuramic acid kinase encodes MTTRSPRVLGLMSGTSADGIDAVLLELPRWPNLGEGGAPPPLSRSVPRARVLGHVFTPYADDVRSLVVRAMRDDLRTSELAQLHFLLGEEFARAASPLAADADLVASHGQTVYHIPSLDEARGWRTRATLQLGEAAVIAARLGKLVVADFRPADLALGGQAAPLVPFADRVLYAQADVRRSLHNLGGISNLTYLPSLDAAGVRAFDTGPANCLIDEVAERTGRRFDDGGRLAASGVVHEELVRTWLRDPYFDAAPPKSTGREYWHLSRFDAPGLSLPDLAATVTAFTARSIADAYERFVVPLGLDEVVVAGGGARNPVLMGALKTLLSPLPVATFEERGWNSSVREAAAFAVLGYFAAQGWPNVLAHTTGASRAAVAGKITRPPE; translated from the coding sequence ATGACCACGCGTTCTCCTCGGGTGTTGGGCCTCATGAGCGGCACGAGCGCCGACGGAATCGACGCGGTGCTGCTGGAGTTGCCTCGGTGGCCGAACCTCGGTGAAGGCGGCGCGCCGCCACCGCTGTCGCGAAGCGTTCCTCGCGCGCGCGTGCTCGGGCACGTGTTCACCCCGTACGCCGACGACGTGCGCTCGCTCGTCGTACGGGCGATGCGCGACGACTTGCGAACATCCGAGCTCGCGCAACTGCACTTCCTGCTCGGCGAGGAATTCGCGCGCGCCGCCTCTCCCCTGGCGGCCGACGCGGACCTCGTCGCGAGTCATGGACAGACGGTGTATCACATCCCCTCGTTGGACGAGGCTCGCGGCTGGCGCACTCGGGCCACGCTGCAACTCGGCGAGGCGGCCGTGATCGCCGCGCGGCTCGGAAAGCTCGTCGTGGCCGACTTTCGTCCGGCGGACCTCGCGCTCGGCGGGCAGGCAGCGCCGCTCGTGCCCTTCGCCGACCGCGTGCTGTACGCGCAGGCCGACGTGCGCCGCTCGCTGCACAACCTGGGCGGCATCTCGAACCTCACGTACTTGCCGAGCCTCGACGCGGCAGGCGTGCGGGCCTTCGACACGGGACCCGCCAATTGCCTTATCGACGAGGTGGCCGAGCGGACGGGGCGACGCTTCGACGACGGTGGGCGGCTCGCGGCGAGCGGCGTCGTTCACGAGGAACTCGTGCGGACGTGGCTGCGAGACCCGTACTTCGACGCGGCCCCCCCGAAGTCCACGGGACGCGAATACTGGCACTTGTCACGCTTCGACGCCCCTGGGCTTTCGCTGCCCGACCTCGCCGCGACCGTCACGGCCTTCACGGCGCGCAGCATCGCCGACGCCTACGAGCGGTTCGTGGTGCCGCTCGGACTCGACGAGGTCGTCGTGGCGGGCGGCGGGGCGCGCAACCCCGTCTTGATGGGCGCCTTGAAGACGCTCTTGTCGCCGCTTCCTGTCGCGACCTTCGAGGAGCGCGGCTGGAACTCGTCGGTGCGCGAGGCGGCGGCGTTCGCGGTGCTCGGGTACTTCGCCGCGCAAGGCTGGCCGAACGTCCTCGCGCACACGACGGGCGCTTCGCGGGCGGCCGTGGCGGGCAAGATCACGCGTCCGCCCGAGTGA